Proteins from a genomic interval of Stenotrophomonas maltophilia R551-3:
- a CDS encoding DUF6531 domain-containing protein has product MMHFATRNTLKSRLLLLPLLSLPMTLATAANTLETVQVTAKRPAGGGGVGGFGFGGGSGVHLSESQMDNGGGGGAIPTETAKEQPTDDKEKDCNGRKGNPVVLYSGNKVEPELDFASQGEMGLFLQRNYNHYWSATGLFGNHWLSNFDYSLAFTDANQLAWVQRPDGRRIKYLKDPASGRWYEDKAQPIAYLSANGDGTFTLRNENNGTETYNVEGYITRLSNEQGVSWTFSYADRYLQKVTHSSGRSVSFGWANGQVSQVTDPAGNVYRYTYTPNVFGNGRGRLASSTLPGTPATTISYHYEDARFPGALTGKSFDGVRYSTFAYDAERRAISTEHNGGIERFRFSYAVRSTEPVLPPPAPTRPGGVRADEERGWCEQRTGGSRICYQPRSLPVDSLPMESALGMTAAAAPGLTRPVDIDVTVINPLGRSTTYTFKDGKMVSTKGDPSPNCPASYKEQSYDANGYPDLVHDFQDNLTNFDYSAQGYLLKRVEAVGSSAERTTLQEWDTTRNRLLKTTVVGDLEVAYSYDDRGNVASATERNLTARGVPSQTRVTRSTYTYHANGLKASIKVDGPLAQDDVTSVFNGQGDLTSVTNALGHTISYSNYNGLGLPGRIVNANGGVRELTYDGRGRVVSDRTSSGTGWATTAIGYTAAGDIASLTQPDGVTVRYGYDAGRRLTQEVRSMGDGKWAWIRHSYNNASNRTRTEVSQTDYPMDTVVKGMIDEITHDGQWNWFVRGWACSTGSAGSIQVDGYADGNVYLGSTQANLASEPGVAAACQASGSAYRYQLPISLAQRQQLGGRKFSIYGQSPQGRGQDRPLPNSGVLAIPTAKIVGDIGGVTQDGNWNFFLEGWACSIGVDSSIDVHVYAGNSAWAGGTFVASGRANLATDGNVASACQARGNAYWFKIPLDGNLRSAHGGKALYVHGISPWGGDHLTINRSGTFTVPAVVRSAEFVSFNAYPTNITNGRQSTLTIQVRNTGNVVWDGNTYLAWGQDQLDQSRALAGPVSPGGIASFSIDVAPYHDGIGIRSFAYIAQMATNGMAWGPRPYTMIAVENADWYCPPNSTTCEAPM; this is encoded by the coding sequence ATGATGCACTTTGCAACACGGAACACTCTGAAGTCCCGTCTTCTTCTTCTGCCGCTGCTTTCCCTGCCGATGACATTGGCAACGGCGGCAAACACTCTCGAAACCGTTCAAGTCACCGCCAAACGCCCTGCTGGAGGTGGCGGTGTAGGTGGTTTTGGATTTGGCGGCGGCAGTGGTGTCCACCTGTCCGAGTCTCAAATGGACAATGGCGGCGGCGGCGGTGCAATTCCGACCGAAACCGCGAAGGAGCAGCCGACCGATGACAAAGAGAAGGACTGCAATGGTCGTAAGGGCAATCCCGTCGTGCTCTACAGCGGCAACAAGGTTGAACCAGAACTTGATTTCGCCAGTCAGGGCGAAATGGGACTGTTCCTGCAGCGCAACTACAATCACTATTGGAGCGCGACCGGGCTGTTCGGCAATCACTGGCTGAGCAACTTCGATTATTCGCTCGCATTCACCGATGCAAATCAGCTGGCGTGGGTGCAACGGCCTGACGGTCGCCGCATCAAGTACCTCAAGGATCCTGCCAGCGGTCGCTGGTATGAGGACAAGGCCCAGCCCATCGCGTACCTCTCCGCGAACGGCGATGGCACGTTTACGCTTCGAAACGAAAACAACGGTACGGAGACCTACAACGTCGAGGGCTATATCACCCGACTCAGCAATGAGCAGGGCGTGAGCTGGACGTTCTCCTATGCTGACCGCTATCTGCAGAAGGTGACCCACTCCTCGGGACGCAGCGTCAGCTTTGGTTGGGCCAATGGACAGGTAAGCCAGGTGACCGATCCAGCCGGCAACGTCTATCGCTACACCTATACCCCCAATGTTTTCGGGAACGGACGTGGCCGGCTTGCCAGCTCGACGCTGCCAGGCACACCAGCGACGACGATCAGCTACCACTACGAAGATGCTCGCTTCCCGGGTGCCCTGACTGGCAAGTCCTTTGATGGCGTGCGCTATTCCACTTTTGCGTACGACGCGGAGCGGCGCGCCATCAGCACGGAGCACAACGGTGGCATTGAGCGATTCCGCTTCAGCTATGCCGTGCGCAGCACCGAACCGGTGCTCCCGCCGCCCGCACCGACTCGACCCGGCGGTGTCCGCGCCGACGAAGAGCGTGGATGGTGCGAACAGCGCACCGGAGGCTCACGCATCTGCTATCAACCGCGCTCGCTGCCTGTTGACTCGCTGCCGATGGAGAGCGCTCTCGGTATGACGGCCGCCGCTGCGCCGGGCCTTACGCGGCCCGTCGATATTGATGTCACTGTGATCAACCCTCTTGGCCGTAGCACCACTTACACGTTCAAGGACGGAAAGATGGTATCGACCAAGGGTGATCCGTCGCCGAACTGCCCTGCCAGCTACAAGGAGCAGAGTTATGACGCCAATGGATACCCGGATCTGGTCCATGACTTCCAGGACAATCTGACCAACTTCGACTACAGCGCTCAGGGTTACCTGCTGAAGCGGGTGGAAGCTGTCGGCAGCTCGGCCGAACGTACAACGTTGCAGGAGTGGGATACCACGCGGAACAGACTCCTCAAGACAACGGTGGTGGGTGACCTCGAGGTTGCCTACTCCTATGACGATCGCGGAAACGTGGCCAGCGCAACCGAGCGCAATCTGACGGCACGTGGCGTACCCAGCCAGACACGAGTGACCCGGAGCACGTATACCTATCACGCAAACGGATTGAAGGCCTCGATCAAAGTCGATGGACCGCTTGCGCAGGACGACGTCACCTCCGTGTTCAACGGCCAAGGCGATCTGACCAGCGTCACCAACGCACTCGGTCATACGATCAGCTATTCCAACTACAACGGATTGGGGTTGCCGGGACGCATCGTCAATGCGAATGGTGGTGTGCGAGAGCTGACGTATGACGGCCGCGGCCGCGTTGTATCCGACAGAACCAGTTCGGGAACCGGCTGGGCGACTACCGCCATTGGCTACACCGCTGCAGGTGACATCGCCTCGCTTACCCAGCCTGATGGCGTGACAGTCCGCTACGGCTACGATGCAGGGCGCCGCCTGACACAGGAAGTCCGTTCGATGGGAGACGGCAAGTGGGCGTGGATCCGTCATAGCTACAACAACGCTTCCAATCGCACGCGCACTGAGGTTTCACAAACCGACTATCCGATGGATACGGTCGTAAAGGGGATGATTGATGAAATCACCCACGACGGCCAGTGGAACTGGTTCGTTCGAGGTTGGGCCTGCTCCACCGGATCGGCGGGATCCATCCAGGTGGATGGTTACGCCGATGGCAACGTCTACCTGGGTAGCACTCAAGCAAACCTTGCCAGCGAGCCAGGAGTTGCCGCGGCGTGCCAAGCATCAGGGAGTGCCTATAGGTATCAGTTGCCGATATCGCTAGCCCAGAGGCAACAGTTGGGCGGTCGCAAGTTTTCCATCTACGGCCAATCTCCGCAGGGGCGCGGCCAGGACCGACCGCTTCCGAACTCTGGGGTGCTCGCGATTCCAACGGCAAAAATCGTTGGTGATATCGGCGGCGTGACCCAGGACGGAAACTGGAACTTCTTCCTGGAAGGCTGGGCCTGCTCGATCGGCGTGGACTCATCGATCGATGTGCACGTCTATGCAGGAAACTCCGCTTGGGCAGGGGGCACCTTTGTTGCCAGTGGTCGTGCCAACCTCGCAACGGACGGCAACGTCGCCAGCGCTTGCCAAGCACGCGGAAATGCGTATTGGTTCAAGATTCCACTCGATGGCAATCTGCGATCAGCGCATGGTGGCAAGGCGCTTTATGTTCATGGCATCTCGCCGTGGGGTGGTGATCATCTGACCATCAATCGCTCGGGCACTTTCACCGTCCCAGCCGTTGTGCGGAGTGCGGAGTTCGTTTCCTTCAATGCCTATCCCACCAACATCACCAATGGACGGCAAAGCACGTT